The Methylomonas sp. UP202 DNA window GCGCAATTGCGCGGTTACGATTTCGAGGTGTTCGCCTGTCTGTTTCTGGATAATCAGCATCGGGTCATCCAGTGGGAAGAATTGTTTCGCGGCACGATAGACGGGGCCAGCGTTTACCCGCGCGAAGTCGCCAAACGCGCGCTCTACCATGCGGCGGCGGCGGTGATCTTCGCCCACAATCATCCGTCCGGTATTAACGAGCCCAGTCAGGCCGACCGATTGCTCACCGATAAGCTCAAACAAGCCCTCGGCCTGTTCGACATACGCGTACTGGATCATTTTATTGTCGGAGACGGCTTACCCTATTCGTTTGCCGAGCATGGCTTGATATGATATGACGCCGGGAAAGTCGGACGCGAGACTCGACTAGGGCGGCCGAGTCGAATCTCGGGAATCTTCGGGCATGCGCCGCTTGGACAGCATCAAGTCAATATCGATGGATTATAAGGATGAATGAAAAACGCAGGAGATTGCCCGCGCGGATGCTATACGGTGTCAGTTCGGTTTACCTGGGATTGGCATTTTGGGTTGCCGTTGCCTACGGCACCTACGGCACCTTACCGGCCGCGTTCGGTGTGGCCGGGCTTTTGACGCTATCGGCCGCGATCAAGAATTACCAGGGTGGCGGCGTGTTTCTAGGCGGTACGTTGGCGTTAATGTTTTGCGTGGGTTTTGGATTGACCCCGCTACTGGATTATTCGCAACGCAAGGAAGATACGCTGTTCGCCAACCTTGGCCTTTGTATAGGGTTCGCGCTGCTTGCCGCCTGCTTATTTTGGTTCGGACATCAGCGACATGTAATTAAGGCGAGGCCGAACGCTGCCGAATCGGACAGTGACGACTCGGCGCCTGCAGGCGGACGGCCGATGCTTGTTTCTTCGAGCAAACCTCGCGCGGAGGCCTCGCTTTATCCGCCGACGCCAGTCGGGCGGGTGTTCTGGCTGTTGTTTTTTAGTTTGGGACTCTATGCTTGTTTCCTGATGTACCGCATCGTCAAGGATTTGACCGAAGTCAGCGAAACGCGTCTAAACCCGACGCGTTGCGCCTGGATGATGATGGTGCCCCTTTACAATTTGAACGTGTTCTATCAGGTGGCGCGGCGAGTTAGTCGCGTCGCGGGAAATCAGCGTTTCCGGTTCGGAGCCGCGCCCGGTACTTTGTTGGTGTTGATGATCGCCGGAGAACTCTTCGGCTGGCTGGCCCCAGGTTTTTTGTTACCGATCACGGTCGTTATCGGTGCCGTCCCCTGGTTGATATTGCAAGAAAGGATGAACCAGTTGCGCCGCAGTGCTGGGTTACCGTGGCGTGAGGAGCCGGATCGCTACAGTTGGCGGCAACGCGCCGTGTTGTTAGCGGGGTTGCCGTTCATGGTTTTCGCATTGTACCTCGGCAGGGGCGAGCTAGCGTTCTACACTGGGGAGCGTCTGCGAGCCGAACAAGTTGTCGCCGGTGTCGCGTCAAACTATCGTTTGACAATTCCGAGCGGAAAATGGCGACGGGCAAATTCCGGGAGCTTCCCCGATACCGATATGAAGCTGCTGACTTCGGCGGAAGACGAGTGGGTTTTGGTCAGAGTCCGGCCCAGCGAACGGCAATCGCTGGATTACTATGTCGATCGGCGTCAGGCGTCGATTGCCGGGGACTGGCGCGATTTCAAGATCGAGGAGACCCGGACCTTGATATGGGCTGGCGAACTGCAACCGATGTCGTTGGCTCGGTATAGTCAAAACTCGCCTTTCACGTTTGGCGCCCACGAGCTTTATGTGGCAACGCTCGTTGCTCGCGACCAGGTGATCGAAGTCATCGGCCAGGGCCAAAAACAGTCGGCGGCCGACGTAGGGGCCTTGGTGCGAAGTTTTCGTTTGGCAACGGCTGGCAACGAATCATGAATAAAGCACTGGGACTGTTGTTGATGCTGGGTTGGGCGCTAGCGTGCGCGGCCGGTGGAACGGAAAGCAAATTGCGGCAAATCGGCTATTCCGCGGATTTGTTGCGTTGCCTAAAAACCGCGCGTCATTCCAGCTATCGGGAGTTGGCGCCAACGCCGGATCGCGTCCAAGCTTTGGAAAGCGCCGGCTATGGTAGTGTGGCCTTGAGCGAGGAGCATCAATTCAAACTGTTGAAGAATGGTCAAATCGAGGAAACCGTGACCGAGACGTGGTTGTATCTAACCAGCAGCGCCATCGAGAACGACGGCAACTTGGGGTTTTGGTTCGATGCGGCATCGCAACGCGCGGAAATTCAGGCCGCTTACGTGTTGCAGCCGGAAGGTGTCTCCACCGACGTCGAGCCGGATCTTTTGCAAATCAATACCGACAATTCACCCAATATTTTCAACGATAGTCTGTTCGTGACGATTCCGCTCACTCCGCTGAAGCCAGGCAGTATCGCCGTGCTGCGCTATAAAATCGTAACCGCGTCTAAAAAGGTACCGTTGCCTTGGTCGCGCAATCTATTTTCAGCCTATTTTTACCCGGTGGAACGCTTCCAAGTCGATGTCAGCTGGGACAGCGACGCGCGCAAACCGATGTGGAGGACAGATGACAGCAATCTGGCTTGTCACGAGGAGACTGCCGCCTTGCATTGCGCGACGTTAGGCGCGGTCGCGCCGCTGCCCTACGATCAACAAATGCCCGCCCCGCAAGATCTGTTGCCGGTTTTGACGCTGGCGGAGCCCGACGATTGGCCGGCGATTTCCGCGCGGATCCGCACGTTGACCGATTCAGCACTGGCAAAAGACCAGCGCTTGGACGCCGAGATCGGGCGGCTGAGTAACGGGGTTGCCAATCCCCGTCAATTATTCAAGCGCGTTGCGGCGTTCGTGGCGCGGGATATACGCTACGTTGGCCTGGAGCACGACCACGGCGGCGTGATCCCGCGTGCCACTTCGGCGACGCTAGAGCGTCGCTTCGGCGATTGTAAGGATAAGGCCATGCTGTTCGTCGATCTGGCACGCCGCGCTGGTCTGGACGCATACCCGGTGTTGACCTCAACCAAGCGCAGAGCACTGAACAAATTGTTACTGCCGTCTTCGAGCTATTTCAATCATATGATTGCTTGCGTCAATTTCGGTAAAGACCAGGAGCAATGCACCGACTTGACCGATCCCGAGACTGCCGGCAGCCGCTTGCCGCATACGCTGCATGGCGCGGTGGCACTGACGGTTGGCCAAGACGGCGCAGCACCGCGCAACCTGCCCAGCGAGCCTTTTACGTGGGTGGCCAGCGTAAAGGCCGAGAATCGGTTGACCGAAGCCGGCAGCGTTGTCGAAACCTTGGTCAGGCGCTACGAGTCGCATTGGGCCGCCGGATTGCGGCGGGTCTTGGCGGCTAAATCCAAAGCCGAGTCCGAGCGTTGGCTATTGGAGGATTTTCGGGCGGTAATGGGCGACCAAGTCGCGCCCAGCGTTTCGGTGCAAGGACTCGAAACTTCCGAAGCCGGGATCGCGTTGAATTCGGTGACGGAATACCCCAATTTGTTTACGCTCGGACAGCTGACTTCCTATCAGGAGAGCGACTCGTGGCTGCGCGATTTGGCAAACGACGCCAAAACCTCGAATCGGCACTATCCCTATCGTTTTGAAGGGATTGATTACCGTAGCGAGTTGAGTTTTCGGGTGCCGGCCGGAAGACGTGTCGCCAGCGGAGGCCCAAAAATCGATTACGTGTCGGCTTGGGGCGAGTTGCATCGGCATGTCCGTCAGGATGGCGAAGTCGTGACCGCCTATACCCGTTTGGAAATGCCAAAAGCCGAGATTCCGGTTGCCAAGATCGCCGAATACAATCGATTTTTAGAATTGGTCGGCTACGAGTCCCGGTTTAGGTTCAGTCTAAGCGGAGGTTCGCAACAGTAACTGTCCCCGCCGTGAGCGGGACGCGGACGGGCGCTGCCCATCGCGGCGGCCGTCAGGCGGATGGCGATGCGCAGTATAAATCTAGGTTTATAGTGCAGACGTTGTTGCCGCGCGAGTCGGGTAATCCGCGCAACAGACAGGGGGCTTTCGCAAGATACCCACCGGGCAAAAGTACACCCGGCGCCGGATATCGCCGGCCATCAGCCGAACAAAAGCAGTCGGAGTCGGGGACTTAGCGATCGGAAAGGCCGAATTACTTGGGCTGTGGAGGATTTGAAATAAAGATGCGACAAATTGCCGCACTTTTTCTGGACAAAGCGGTTTTAGTTCACTAGAATGCGCCAACCTTGACTTAGGTCAAAACGAGCCAAAAGCTCGGCGTCTTTTGAGGGGGGAGAACGCAACCGTGTAAACGGTACAATAATAATAAGAGCGCAAGCAATTAACCTATCGGCATTGGCGGTAGGCGTCCAGAAAACATAAAAAACAACACCGGACGAAGCCCACTTTACGTGGGCTTTTTTATGTCCGCAAGATTGGTATACCTTGGGTTAAACCCGGCCGGCCGACAGGCGCTTTTGCAAGTCTTGTTGCTTG harbors:
- a CDS encoding DUF3857 domain-containing transglutaminase family protein, which gives rise to MNKALGLLLMLGWALACAAGGTESKLRQIGYSADLLRCLKTARHSSYRELAPTPDRVQALESAGYGSVALSEEHQFKLLKNGQIEETVTETWLYLTSSAIENDGNLGFWFDAASQRAEIQAAYVLQPEGVSTDVEPDLLQINTDNSPNIFNDSLFVTIPLTPLKPGSIAVLRYKIVTASKKVPLPWSRNLFSAYFYPVERFQVDVSWDSDARKPMWRTDDSNLACHEETAALHCATLGAVAPLPYDQQMPAPQDLLPVLTLAEPDDWPAISARIRTLTDSALAKDQRLDAEIGRLSNGVANPRQLFKRVAAFVARDIRYVGLEHDHGGVIPRATSATLERRFGDCKDKAMLFVDLARRAGLDAYPVLTSTKRRALNKLLLPSSSYFNHMIACVNFGKDQEQCTDLTDPETAGSRLPHTLHGAVALTVGQDGAAPRNLPSEPFTWVASVKAENRLTEAGSVVETLVRRYESHWAAGLRRVLAAKSKAESERWLLEDFRAVMGDQVAPSVSVQGLETSEAGIALNSVTEYPNLFTLGQLTSYQESDSWLRDLANDAKTSNRHYPYRFEGIDYRSELSFRVPAGRRVASGGPKIDYVSAWGELHRHVRQDGEVVTAYTRLEMPKAEIPVAKIAEYNRFLELVGYESRFRFSLSGGSQQ